Proteins encoded together in one candidate division WOR-3 bacterium window:
- a CDS encoding insulinase family protein encodes MKIYTRQLLVVLLGLIGNLFATMFFRDSLPNGLIILTYQDHRLPIVDISFVCRSGAVFDPEGKAGTASLCTDMLLRGTKKLSADSIAQILDFIGARYGTGTDFDRCFLNLRLLKKDLSLGLDILSEMVLEPAFPEDEFTRAQEQTLTSAQRAYDYPSALVAMEFDRLLFGKHRYSLPPRGDTATIRKITRDDLKNFHKTHFVPNNCFIVFVGAVDHEEIKNEVHRRFANWQPGPVSSPQSPETILPEKIRVKLITRKDMNQTYIQFGHPGISVFNNDLIATRLMSYILGGPPLSSRMGLAVREHGGLAYDVRCWFDRRLLPGAFRATVQTAKPKEAIEKMFTEIRRMHETGATKSELLKAQNYFTGSFPLSYSSNQGKLDRLSEIELYHYGIDWLERFPDLVRATTLQQVNETAKQHLHPDRYIMVIMGNVTKDELNLPDVEWVE; translated from the coding sequence ATGAAAATTTACACCCGACAATTATTGGTTGTTCTTTTAGGGCTAATAGGCAATCTATTCGCAACCATGTTCTTTCGGGACTCACTTCCTAATGGACTCATCATCCTGACATATCAAGACCATCGTCTCCCCATCGTTGACATCTCATTCGTTTGCCGCAGCGGCGCAGTTTTCGACCCTGAGGGCAAAGCCGGCACTGCCAGCCTTTGTACTGATATGCTTTTGCGCGGCACGAAAAAATTGAGCGCGGACTCTATCGCCCAGATTCTCGATTTCATCGGTGCCCGTTATGGTACTGGAACCGATTTTGACCGTTGTTTTCTCAACCTTCGCCTTTTGAAAAAGGACCTATCCCTTGGTCTCGACATCTTATCAGAAATGGTACTCGAACCAGCCTTTCCCGAAGACGAATTTACGCGGGCGCAAGAACAAACGCTGACAAGCGCCCAGCGCGCCTACGATTATCCATCAGCGCTTGTTGCCATGGAATTCGACCGGCTTTTATTCGGCAAACATCGTTACTCTTTGCCGCCGCGCGGCGATACTGCGACAATCCGAAAAATTACGCGCGATGATTTAAAAAACTTCCATAAAACTCATTTTGTTCCTAACAACTGCTTTATTGTTTTTGTTGGTGCCGTTGACCACGAGGAGATAAAAAACGAAGTCCACCGCCGTTTTGCCAACTGGCAACCAGGACCGGTCAGCAGCCCTCAATCGCCCGAAACTATCTTACCAGAAAAAATTCGGGTCAAATTGATCACTCGGAAAGATATGAACCAGACCTACATCCAGTTTGGTCATCCTGGCATCTCAGTATTCAATAATGATTTAATTGCCACCCGTTTGATGTCATATATTCTTGGCGGTCCTCCGCTCTCTTCAAGAATGGGCCTGGCGGTTCGAGAGCACGGGGGCCTTGCCTACGATGTTCGTTGCTGGTTCGACCGCCGCCTGTTACCCGGTGCCTTTCGTGCCACGGTGCAAACTGCAAAACCAAAAGAGGCGATAGAAAAAATGTTTACTGAAATCCGGCGCATGCACGAGACCGGTGCAACTAAATCTGAATTACTCAAGGCACAGAATTACTTCACAGGTAGTTTTCCGCTATCGTACAGTTCCAATCAAGGTAAACTTGACCGGTTGAGCGAAATTGAACTCTACCACTATGGTATCGACTGGCTGGAAAGATTCCCCGATCTGGTGCGGGCAACAACATTGCAACAGGTCAACGAAACGGCAAAACAACACCTCCACCCCGACCGCTATATTATGGTAATAATGGGCAATGTAACGAAGGATGAACTCAACCTGCCCGATGTTGAATGGGTAGAATAA
- a CDS encoding insulinase family protein, with protein MYAIMLSLIVFAAPLEVARSADLIEIAALESRINEFTLKNGLHIIHYFDSSAPVVSVNVYYRVGSYDEQTGNTGISHMLEHMSFKHTDIYKPGDFDRILDSVGANNNGFTSTYYTGYYEELANEHWELALKLEAARMHKCIFPDSEFESEHQVVAEERRLWDNRPNSTLWEQFEAMAYLVHPHRNPTIGWPDDVKNYTVEKVRNWYKKYYNPSNAVIVIAGDVPFEEVKAKVEKYYGRIKGIPVKRTDFYDIEPALAGERRLIIRKRVNVPTLVIGFPTPGIRDSFHSVGDVVAAILGGGRNSRLYRTLVIDSGIATSVSAWNEVECDPGILEILVTPKNESLIPRVENIILAELKRMTTEPVNTQELQRVKNQTLAAALFDRDDISDIAWFLATSQITAGNWRYFLQKIEKIEETTADQVRFFCNQYLTGERRIVGILLPDKEAQ; from the coding sequence ATGTACGCAATAATGCTTTCTCTGATTGTCTTCGCAGCGCCGCTCGAAGTTGCTCGTTCGGCAGACTTGATAGAAATAGCAGCGCTCGAATCGCGTATCAACGAATTCACCCTGAAAAATGGTTTGCATATCATTCACTACTTTGACTCTTCGGCACCTGTCGTTTCGGTCAATGTCTATTATCGAGTAGGCTCCTACGATGAACAGACCGGCAACACCGGAATCTCCCATATGCTGGAACATATGAGCTTCAAACATACCGATATTTACAAACCCGGCGACTTTGACCGAATACTTGATTCAGTTGGTGCCAACAACAACGGCTTTACCTCTACATATTACACCGGTTACTACGAAGAACTGGCTAACGAGCACTGGGAACTTGCACTGAAACTGGAAGCGGCAAGAATGCACAAATGTATCTTTCCCGACTCCGAGTTCGAAAGTGAACACCAGGTAGTCGCTGAAGAAAGGCGTTTGTGGGACAACCGGCCGAACAGTACTCTCTGGGAACAGTTTGAGGCGATGGCATATCTTGTCCATCCTCATCGTAATCCGACGATTGGCTGGCCTGATGATGTGAAAAATTACACCGTCGAGAAAGTCCGCAACTGGTACAAAAAATATTATAACCCTTCAAATGCGGTCATCGTCATTGCCGGCGATGTACCATTCGAAGAAGTAAAAGCAAAAGTTGAAAAATATTACGGTAGAATCAAGGGAATACCGGTCAAAAGAACAGATTTTTACGATATCGAGCCCGCGCTGGCGGGTGAAAGACGGCTTATCATACGCAAACGGGTTAATGTCCCCACGCTCGTAATCGGCTTTCCAACACCGGGGATACGTGATTCATTTCACAGCGTGGGAGATGTCGTGGCGGCGATTTTAGGTGGAGGCAGAAATTCCCGTCTCTATCGTACTTTGGTAATAGACTCAGGCATTGCCACATCGGTTTCAGCATGGAACGAAGTGGAATGCGACCCGGGAATTCTTGAAATTTTGGTTACTCCCAAAAATGAAAGCCTTATACCGCGGGTCGAGAATATCATCCTTGCCGAACTAAAAAGGATGACAACCGAACCGGTAAACACCCAAGAACTGCAACGGGTAAAAAATCAAACCCTCGCCGCGGCGCTGTTTGACCGTGACGATATCTCGGACATCGCCTGGTTCTTGGCTACCTCACAAATTACCGCCGGCAACTGGCGTTATTTTTTGCAAAAAATCGAAAAGATCGAGGAAACTACCGCCGACCAGGTCCGCTTTTTCTGTAACCAGTATCTAACCGGAGAACGCCGTATCGTTGGCATTCTGCTGCCTGACAAGGAGGCGCAATGA